The Candidatus Methylomirabilota bacterium genomic sequence CTTCATCCCCTCTCAATCGGAGGAGCTGATCCGCCGGCAGGAGCTCATGGCGGTCGCCCACTGTTCCTCCCGCCGCTTCCTCCCTGAGCGGTACCGGGATCTCGGAGTCGACGAGGTCCGATCCCTCGGGTAGTGCATCGGGAGGCGTTGATGGGGGAGTATATCGAGATTGAGGGAGGGGTGGTTCGTCTCCTCCGTCATAGTGGGCAGGGCGAGGCCGTCCTCGATAGAGAAGTCTCGCTCCATACCTTTCTCCAAACCCTCCTTGCTACCACGGGCGGTTTCTGCCGCCTTCCTGTCCTTCCCATCGGCACACGGTTCGTCCTGGGCCGGGGGTCGGATCTGCTGATTGCCGTGGAGCAGCCCCCCCAGGTTCGCCACTTCACCTGGCGGCCGGCCGGGCCGCAGGGAGCGGCCCGAGATTATGCAGTGGCCTTTCCCTACATTCTGTACCTGTTGCTCTTCCACGAGGAGTCCTTCGACGAGATGCGAATTTACTGCCGCCCTGCTCCGCTGACCTCGGATACTGACCCCCTGTATCTGTCAAACCTTTGGAATGTTTCCGCAACGGAGATGCCCATGGCCAAGTGTCGGGCCTGCCTTCAGGGTCGCCCTCCGTTCGACGATCTGACCCTCGCCGCGCAAGTGCAAGCTGTCATCGAGTTCTTCTGGGGGACCGGTTTCAATACCGCCATCGAAGAGAGTTGCTTTCAGCGGGCGGCAAAGCGCGATAGCCGCATTGCCACCCTGGAGGCGTGGGAAGTGGCGAGCCGACAGAATTCTCTTTTCCCCCTCGGGGTGGATTGGGAGCCAGTGGGGATGGGTCTCAGCGAGATTGCGGATGGGCTCATGGCCTGGCGGGGGGCTCCCCCACCTATTGACGATACAGCGGACTTGGTAGATCTCATCTATCGGGTCCAGGAGGGGTGAGGGATTGTTCCCGATCTATCTAAAGGAGCCGGGGTTTCACGAGCCCGAAGAGTCGATTTACTATCTGGTGACGAGGGACGGCCTCTTCCAGGTCAAGCGGACCCCCCTCTTTCGCTCTCGGATTCGGGTCCCGGGGCTCTCATGGCTCGAGGAAGAGCAGGAAGGCGCAGATTTCCTCCTTCCGGTCATTCCAGCGAAGATCTTGGGGGAAACCATGGCCTTCTTCCGGGAGGTCTTTCGGAAGTATCGTGCCGAGGCTGCTGTCCTTGTCTATATCCGCGAGGGGGATGGGGAGTACGAGATCCGGATTCCCCCCCAGACGGTGGCGGGAGGGCATTGCCGGTATGAGGTCGGTCCGAACCCTGCCGGCCTTCGCCGGGTAGGGACGATTCACAGCCACGCCGCGGTCGAGGCCTTTCATTCGGAGCTGGATGATGTGGACGAGCAGTATGACGATGGGGTCCATGTGACCATTGGATCCCTCCACGCGAAACCCACCGTCTCTTGCTCGCTCGTCGTGGACGGTCGGCGCTTCGATCTCCGGCCGGAGGCGATCCTAGAAGTGATGCCGTGGCAACTGGACCCGACAATCCGGCTCGAGGACTCGCAGGAGGTGACAGCAGAGCCCCCGCCCGGAGATTCGGATCCCACCGGCCGGCCCTCTGCCATTTAAGGAAGGGTCCAAAGTCCGAGGTCCGAAGTCGACCAGTCTCCTGGGGTCTTCGGTTTTTGACGCTGGACTTTGGACGTCGGACGAATAGACAATGATGGAGATCAAGGTCATCGGTATTGGGGGGATTGGCTGCGCCCTTCTCCCTTTCCTCGCCAGGTATCTCAATTACCGAGGGGAGCGGGTGCGCATCGCCCTCATTGACGGGGATGAGTTTCAGCGGTCAAATGCGGACAGACAAGCCTTTGGGACGTTGGGAAACAAAGCAAAGGTGAAGGCCGGTGAGTTGGCTCGAGAGTTTGAGGGCCTTTCCTTCCGGGCCGTCCCCGAATATATCACTGAGACGAACATCGCCCAGCACCTCCAAGAAGGGGACACGATTTTTCTCGCGGTAGACAACCATAAGACGCGAAAGTTGGTGAGTGACTATTGCGAGAAGCTCACGGCCATGGCCTTGATTTCTGGGGGGAATGATTTTACGGATGGCAATGTTCAGATTCATATCCGTCAAGGAGGTCGCGACCGAACGGCACCTATCACTCGATTTCATCCGGAGATTCGGGATCCCCAAGATCGTTCACCTGCAGAAATGTCGTGTGAGGAGCTGATGGAGCGTGGTGCACCCCAGCTCCTCTTTACGAATCTCACCATTGCTTCGGCGATGCTCAACGCGTTCTATAGCACCTGCGAAGAAAAACTGCAGTACGGCGAGGTATACCTTGATATCATCGAGGGGAAGAGCAATCCGCTCAAGCGCGAGGGAGAGCGAGAGCCATGACCGAGCCACTGAAACAGGCGCAACGGGTGCGTCCGGCATCCCCGACAGGGACGCAGGAGACCGTGAGGGTTATCTATGGGGTCCATTCCCTTGACGCGAACGTCGCCGGTCGAACCGTCGGAGAGATCCGCGCCGCGTTGAGGCAGGCGTTGAACATCGGCCCCCAGGCCGTTGCGGTCGTTGATGGCCAGGAAGTCAAGGAGAGTTTCGTTCTTCAAACAGGGGAGATTTTGGAATTTGTCCGCCTTGCCGGCGAAAAAGGCTGAGGGGAAAAATCACTTTAGATTGAGAGAGGCCGTAAGAGCGTGAGTGAGATGCCCGCCACTAGTGGGATGGTGACATTGTCATCCACAGGTAGGGGAAGGACCTCCGTCACCGTAGCGATCGAAGCCACCAAAAAGGAGGTGGCGGGGGAGAAGAAAGGGAGCATCACCAGGCAGGCAGTGATCAGAAAGGCGACTGTTCCCGCCAGGGTTTTCCTCTGACCAATCCGATAACCTCCAACCGCTTGCCCAACAACCGATGCGGCAGTGTCGGCGCAGGCCAGGATCAAAAGGGCGGCAATGGCGATGGTCCGCTCGAACATGAGGATGGTGAACCAGCAGGCTAAAAAATAATACGTCGCCCCCGTGAGGCGGTTCTCTTCCCCGGGGCGCATGGCTACCTGGAACAACAAACGAAACCAACGGTTCACGGCAGGCCACCAGAGGCGAAGAAGGTCTGCCCCGATGAAGGGGAGACCGAGGGTCCCCAGGATGAGGAGGGCCTCGAGCTTTGTCAGATTGAGAACCAGATAAAGAAGAGGAATAAGGCCGCCGACGAGGTGAATAATCTTACGAGCCGACTCGGAAGATGGAAGCAGCACCCACCCCCTCCTTTTCCGATCCCCTCAGTTCAACGCTAACAGGTACTGCCCGTCGTGGATCTTCTCGACGACCTCCTTGATCGTGAAAGTCGTCCGCTCATCTCTCTCCGCCGTCCCCATACCATAGGGACGTGGGGCAGTCAACGTCTTAAGCGATTGTCCGAGGCGCAGGCCACGGCCCAAGCCCCGGTGAGAAAATAGATTGCTCAAGGGGGGGTGCACTCGTCGTGGAGAAGGGTCTTACGAGGGGTGAGGTTCTAGAAGTGTATCCAGGAATGAGGACTAGATGGATGGTGGAACACCAACCATCTAGAACCGACGGGGAGCAAGTACGGGTTTCGGAAGAGGGGAGAGTGCGCCTGATACAGTGTGCAATGTTTGCACGATCGTGCAAGGTTTGCACGTCCGAATCAATAACTTGTAACAGGTCAGTGAAGCGGAAATAGATCAATGCTTCCAGCTGGAGGGTCTCAGGAAGTGGGCAGGGGGAATTTTTTTGAGGTGATGAATCCAGATGAATTGGGGGGTCTGGACGGGGTGAATGAGAGAATGTTGCAGGTTATTACAACGCTTGAGGTCCCGGAGCCTGGGTGGGGACCGGGACAGTAATCCTGGTGCCCGCGCGGATCCGGTGTGGATTCTTCAGCTGATTCATCTCCATCAGGACTGGCACGGTGGTTCCGTGCCGCTGGGCGATGGTAGA encodes the following:
- a CDS encoding ThiF family adenylyltransferase; translated protein: MMEIKVIGIGGIGCALLPFLARYLNYRGERVRIALIDGDEFQRSNADRQAFGTLGNKAKVKAGELAREFEGLSFRAVPEYITETNIAQHLQEGDTIFLAVDNHKTRKLVSDYCEKLTAMALISGGNDFTDGNVQIHIRQGGRDRTAPITRFHPEIRDPQDRSPAEMSCEELMERGAPQLLFTNLTIASAMLNAFYSTCEEKLQYGEVYLDIIEGKSNPLKREGEREP